GAAGCACTTCTTCATCAAGGGTTGGAAGGACCATGTTGAAATCATGGTTGAACTTCTCAGCCAATGAAAGATTCGTTTCTATATCTTCGCCGGTATAGGAGATAACATAGGTGTAACAGTTGGTTTCACGGTTGATCCGTGTGCGTTCAATTTTAACTGGAACGAGGATCAGAGGCGACCTGGTTAATTCAGACGAATCAACAGATTCAGACCATTCGACGAACCCCATGGCCAGATGAAGAAGGTTACTTCCGGTTTCTTCAATGGCGGTTCGTGATTCTTGAAGGAGTTTTTTGCACCGACGTTCAAGGACAACATCCGCAAATGGTGTCTGAAGGCGAGTGTCGCGGTGTTTTTTGGCAACTAACGAACTTGGCGTCGGGAGTTCATTTTGTCGATCAACGCTTTCGCCTTTTCGCTCTGTTAGGGGATTAATTCCGGGAATGGATAATTGAGCCGAGGCACTATCATCCTGGAGAGGGACGAACTCCATTGACTTCCCCTCAAGGACGAGAATACGGAACACTTCATCTGGCAGCTCATCAACTACACGAATGCTCTTTGCACTTTCTTTGTAGTTGAGCAGACGGTTTCGGCGAGTGAGGTCGAGCAGTTTACTACGAACGCCCTGTAGCGCCCCCATAATAAAATCAGACATGCAATTCTCGACAAAGTGAAAGGGGGAAGATCATTTTTCCGGGGACGCGTCAGAGTCTAGAAAACCCAGCTATTGCCCAAAATTCATATTGAATTGGCGACAGAAGGTTCTTTAGGGAGATTCAGAACAAACCTTTTGGTCAGCAGTATTTTAAATTGCCAAGAACAAACGCCACCATCCAATGAGGGGGAAACGATAGCCGGACCTATTATGGAAGTCAATCTCTTTTCCGTCGACTTACCCGCGTGGGGCTAACGCTAGTCCTGCCGTCCAAATTCCGCCTTCTATCTGGCTGAAACTTGAAGGGCTCCATCAATGTTTGCTGATTGTAGTCAACCCCTGAAGGACAACCAATAATTCTCCCTCTTTGATCCTCGCGCCAATCTATCTATCACAAAATCTTTCAGCCCGGACAAAGC
This genomic stretch from Desulfobulbaceae bacterium harbors:
- a CDS encoding DUF4011 domain-containing protein yields the protein MSDFIMGALQGVRSKLLDLTRRNRLLNYKESAKSIRVVDELPDEVFRILVLEGKSMEFVPLQDDSASAQLSIPGINPLTERKGESVDRQNELPTPSSLVAKKHRDTRLQTPFADVVLERRCKKLLQESRTAIEETGSNLLHLAMGFVEWSESVDSSELTRSPLILVPVKIERTRINRETNCYTYVISYTGEDIETNLSLAEKFNHDFNMVLPTLDEEVLPETYFRDVTETVARRINWRVAREMVLGLFSFSKLLMYRDLDPDRWPEGSRIIDHENITRVLGGRNEPESGNKIYGEEYDIDRDPRAADTRLILDADSSQTSVIIDVVHNKENLVVEGPP